In Salvelinus namaycush isolate Seneca chromosome 12, SaNama_1.0, whole genome shotgun sequence, the DNA window TTGTTATGGGGAGGACTGGTAACTAATACAGTATGGTTGTTATGGGGAGGACTGGTAACTAATACAGTATGGTTGTTATGGGAAGAGCAGCTTGCGAGAAACAATGCAAAGTTAGGAAGGAAAGTGTGGTATACTAAAGCACCAGTATAGGCTGTCATGGGCCACGTGGGTGCCAAAGTAAAAGGAGGTGACGGCCGGGTCGCAGCATTCCGGGCTGGTGTCGAAGAGATAGGCCCAAACTTAGTAGGCCGCGTTGCCATGGTGAAATGGtgtgaggggaagggagaggagaaagtaaaaggagagcgagaggggaaaACCCCCCCACTGCAGTCACTCTATCTTTGGGTCCCCAAAGAAGTGGATGTTGTTTGGGGTAAGAGTGGATGGTCAAGGGGGTGAGGTGGTGGGTAGGGTTGCGTAGTTGGCAACGTCTCAGAATAGGACGGGCAAGTTGCTGATCGCTGAACAAAAgcatccctacacacacacacacaccgtccctctCCTGTACCCCATCTACACCACCCAAGCTTTACATTACCCTGTTCCCAGAACCATCCCCCACAGCAGTCCACTGATACGCTCTTggcacttaaaaaaaaaagactttGACATGATAAATCAACGTGTGGGTGTGAGGGCACAGGGCTCGCTAGTTCCACTGTCTCTTCCCACCTCCCATTCACTGTCCTGCGCTCTCATTGGTCCTCAAAGCTCCAATCACACTCTGGATGTTTTCTTCTGGGACCTATGAGAGATAGGAGGGCGGGGTTAAGTCTTTATTCCAAAAGCTCCAGTTTAAACTGACCCCTACAATTTACCATACAAACAGAGAGAGCGATACAGAGAGGGTGTAGAGTTGTAAACCATCACTCACCAGGGCATGGTCAAACTTGAAGGTACTGATGTAATAAGCTGGAATGTCAGCAGTCGCCAGGGGTTCCGATATTTGAGCCACAATACCACACTCGTCTGACACAAGGCAATGAGAATAAAGAACAGATATCCATGAATATCAGAATTATTCTAGACAGGACGTATCTGGGCGTTTAATGTATTCACATTGCCAAGTAACAAGTAATATTTGTATTGGCATCACAGTTTGTTTTTACTGATCTTAGCCAAATTACACTCGCATCAAACAGTGTCTCTTGGTGATGTGCACTCTGCAGAGATCTGACTAACATGTGGGAGACCTGTGGAAACCAAACAGAGAGAACCACAACTGTCTTACTTACCAAATCCTAAAGGCTGTCCTCCAATGCGAACCATTTTCCAAAGCTCCCCTGAAGCACTAGTGAAGAGGACATTGTTTGGAAACCTGGTTTGAATAAATTAGAAAATTAATGCACACACTCATTCAATCTATAGCAAGTAACATTTAAAGATATTATTTAATGTACCTCTCATCAGATATATTCAAAGATTTCAGAAAACAGTGAATACATCTTTTTGTCTTTTGTGTTAAATTCAGCGATTTGGTCAAATTCAGATTGTAGGCTAGTGGTTGCCATACATCAGGGTTCCCCAGCTGGTGGATGGAATTTTTGTTAGACATAAAAtactaaaaacaccaggaaatcagctacAAGTGTTATTAATTTAGGAAAAATCTGTtgaagtattcccacgcataattgAGAGATGGATGAGATCGTAgataaatgtaagcaaggtttgaaatgatgttttattcaaatattatatctgtttgggcttcttgcggtaaATTCGgagtctacaaattatttatcTAGTTGATCATCCCTGTCCTACATGCTATGGTGAAAAATACATTACTTCGGAAGTACTAAAATCTTGGTTCACATATTGTCCCCCTTCTTAGATTGGAGACAAAACTGACCCATATAAGGGATACCTCGCCAATGTAGGACAAGCCCATGATAAAATAGCTACTAATGTAGTGGTACTGTAATCCTTTAGTTCCATCCACGTGATTAGTAATGCAGCTGTTCAGGTTACCACACAAGTGAcacctgtaacggctgtcaactCTACATTAACTTCTTTACAAATAAACTTTCTATGATCTTCTATGTTTGTttcctaacaacccagcagcaaaCCCAGCAAAAAAATTGTCCACAAATGACTCGAAACAGCAAATTGACATAGCAGTTGTGCCTTTCTGATGGTGATAAGACACCATAACCATGTGTTTTTTTCCCTAAATGGCGGGACCACAGGAGAGCACCCACCGTGATGTGGTCTGCTCGTCCATGACCAGAGAGATGTAGCCCTCaatcagagagaaggagaagaaacgGATGTGTCCAGAGTCCTCGCTAGACGCCCCGGGCTCCTTCATGCTGGAATAGAAAGTACTGAGATTCAAGTATGTCCAATCTTTCAACTACATTTGGTCCTGTCCATTCCAACCTGGTCACCGAGTGGTCTGTAGTCAAACCTTTCTACACCTTTAAAGTCTAATCATAACAGCAGCATAACAATCCTATGACAGCCCTTGCTTAAGTCTAACCCTCTTCCAGGTTCTAGACTTCCTAAAGCAAATGGTCTGAACTGAACAGCTAAGTGTTcctgtggcagtgtgtgtgtatgatagtTTCTTAAAAAGAGACAGCAGATGGCCTCTGGTGACAGCCTTATGTAAAACAGGAGTGCTGAGGAGTGGGTTCTTACCCGCCTGAGTAGAACATGACATCCATGAGCAGGGTGGCCACTGAGGGCAGTGTGTCTGGGTCCAGGCTGGTCACACAGAACATGTTACTGGGGCTGGACAGAGGGTGGATGATGGGACGGGGCACTGAGATAGAGAGCGAAAACATGTGTTTTTATTAATATGATGCTGGCAGTTGTGAACATATATGCTAATAAAACAAAATGTTGATTCATACTACCCATCAAATATGTCACCTAAAGATATTTACAAATCCCGACAACAaaatgtggtcccgtgtggctcagttggtagagcatggcgcttgcaaagCCAGGGTCGTgagattcccatgggggaccagaaCGAAAATGTACGCACtgactactgtaagtcgctctggataagagtgtctgctaaatgacaaatgtaaaATGAGCCCATGGGCTTAGTGACCGAGGGCCCTAAGCCaccgcttatgtcgcttatgcctggggCTGGCCCTTGCTGTTCTGCCTGCCTTATCAGACTGTGTTCTCAGGTTCTGTTCTGGGGAAGAACCTTGGCAGCGCGTGCTGGATTGACATACTCTTACCAAAGATGGATTGTTCAATTCAAGGTTTGACAGGCTGCAACAAAACAGCCAATTCATATCAGGGAGTCTCTGCAATATTCTCATTCATATTAGGGAGTCTCTGCAATATTCTCATTCATATCAGGGAGTCTCTGCAATATTCTCATTCATATCAGGGAGTCTCTGCAATATTCTCATTCATATTAGAGAGTCTCTGCATTATTCTCATTCATATCAGGGAGTCTCTGCAATATTCTCATTCATATTAGGGATTCTCTGCAATATTCTCATTCATATCAGGGAGTCTCTGCAATATTCCCTTTCAGGGGATGAAATATATTTCCATTTGTATCACATAAACCCCAATGCATAACCTGAAACTGAGAGTGTGTGTTACTGTATCTCATCCAATAGCCTTTTCAGACTACTGAGTCGAGAtgtgctggcctggttacacatgtCCCATAGGGGCTCGAACTGTACAGGAAAGGAAAATGTCAAAAGTAAATAACCGAGCCAGCACAGTAAAGTTTGTGTCCACATGATAGTGTGAAAAGGGAAATAAAAGTATTGTGTGCCTACCAcaagtgtcaaactcattccacgtagggccgagtgtctgcgagttttcgctcctcccttgtatttgattgatgaattaaggtcactgattagtaaggaactcccctcacctggttgtctagggcttaattgaaTGGAAAAAACagaaacctgcagacactaggtcttccatggaatgagtttgacactcctGGCCTACCGAGTTTAGGCTTGACAAAGCCGTTGGTGACTCCCAGGCTGTTGGCGGCCACGGTCTCTCCATTGATCACCCTCAGCAGGGTGAACTCAGAAGACAGGGTGTGCATGACCATGGGCAGGTCCCGCTCTCGAACCTGAtgaacacaacacaaccactacGCCATCAGCAACTCAGCCTCAACTAAAGcacaactagaggtcgaccgattaatcggggccgatttcaagttaaaataatcggaaatcggtatttttgggcgccgatttgccaaattttttatttgtttaaaaaaaaattttttttactaCACCTTtgttttcatctttatttaactaggcaagtcagttaagaacacattcttattttcaatgatggcctaggaacgttctgcctcatcaagtttttgttttcaacattcatcacaggtaacttaaactctatttttattcaaacagttgagagtatttgtctcctaagcagactcttcagtatcattgtcacttcagagctgtgtgcgtgtgtgtatttatgtattatattaagttaaaataaaagtgttcattgttcattcagtattgttgcaattgtcattattacaaatgaggcctgctggaggtcattttgcagggctctggcagtgctcctccttgcacaaagccggaggtagcggtcctgctgctgggttgttgccctcctacggcctcctccacgtctcctgatgtactggcctgtctcctggtagcgcctccatgctctggacactacgttgacagacacagcaaaccttcttgccacagctcgcattgatgtgccatcctggatgagctgcactacctgagccacttgtgtgggttgtagactccgtctcatgctaccactagagtgaaagcaccgccagcattcaaaagtgaccaaaacatcagccaggaagcataggaactgagaagtggtctgtggtcaccacctgcagaaccactcctttatggggggtgtcttgctaattgcctataatttccaccttttgtctattccatttgcacaacagcatgtgaaatttattgtcaatcagtgttgcttcctaagtggacagtttgatttcacagaagtgtgattgacttggagttacattgtgttgtttaagtgttccctttatttttttgagcagtgtatatatatatttaaaaaacatttttatttttttatataaatcggcatcggctttttttgtcctccaataatcggtatcggtatcggcattgaaaaatcataatcggtcgacctctaagcACAACACAAACTTGTTACAACAGGGAAAACCCAAAAAGTTTAATAGAAACGTGAAATAGCATTTGAACAGCAGGTGAGGACAGTCTTTCCAACTGGCTGATTCAATTACGTCAGAAAGTAACTCATATTTGCACTTCAAACACAATTTGAAACTGCACTTATCAGGGGAAATAAACTACGGAGTCCCAATAGAAAACTATTCAGTGAAATTTCAAAAGAACTCAGAGCTTCTCCATTTTGCTTATCGGAACACTTCAAGGGTAACTAAAGAGAGGGGCCTGTGGCTACAGCAAATGTTAATCAAGCATTCCAAGCAGGTATATCTGACTAGCAAAAGGCTTGGGAAATCAACCTCCCAAAGGAATGCAATGCTAAAAAGCTGGAGACGGTCTTCTGCTTTAAAATACAATTTCAACGTGAAATGAAATGCCCCAAAGAGGTCTCCATTATATGGGCCTAATGCAAAGCTACTGTGTGTCCATTCCCCCAAAAATTGTGCTCTCCCCGACTGAACTCTTTGCCTCCTTCCCTGAAGAACTGTACATTTGGACATGACGGACTGATTCCATCCCCACGGGGGCTGTTCTGCCGGATCCTGACAGAAACTcatccatctcctctccccctgaCTAAACCCTTATTTGAGTTGCATTGAGGATGTAAACAAAATGTGAAGCCTCCTGTGAGAAGCCGGCCTCTAACTCCTCTAGGCTGGTTGAGTCAGACAAAGTCAGGTTACTTAAGGCTCCCTCCCTCTAAATGACTGCTTTCTTCATTTGGGTCGGGTCCCACCGTTTATGTAACGCAAATAATCATAATACAACACCAGAATTGTTTTAATTTTTAAAAGAGGCCTTCAGCCTGGCTCAGAACCTCAAATACAATCAGACACAGTGGGAGGGAACGAGAGCATGCAGGATAGAAacggagagaaagagtgagtgagacaagacaaacagacagagagattgagGCAAAGCGAGAGAGGGACATGATTGAGACAGACAAATGGACAGACattaggcagagagagagacagatgagagagacGCAAGTTGTTTCCTCCATTTCTTTACAGACAGTGATTAGGCCGTGGTTGCGAGCAGCTGGCGTGTAGGGAAAACAGTGGCCATGACTGTTACCGGGAATTCCAGCAAGAGACTGAGCTGAGGCTGATCCTCTTTACATAACTATTGCCAGATTATCAACATCTCCATTTTTGTTAACAATTATTTCCATACACAGGCACCGGTTATTCAGCAGACCTTGTGTgtgtcccccccacccccactcccTTTTAGGTGCAGGGTAATACAAATACTCCCTATAGCCAAAAAGGCCTGGCATGAGGAAGGACTGGTGTGATTAAGCAACTTCGACAAAATGAAAAGATTCTTCTCAAAGCAAAAGGGCCGCCCAGGGCGGTACTGTAGATCCACTGCTGTTGTCTTTTCATGTTGAGCAAAATGGAAAAACACTCACAGGCAACAAAGTACAAGTGAGAGCATACTTGATTAAAATTGCCTGTTCCGTAAGCTATTTTCGATTATCTACCGGTATATTTAAGAATAGGTTACCTTCATACCACTGGTAACATAACAGGTAAGGCAAATGACCATGTTCAATAATACTTACAGGAATAAGCAGCTAAGCTGACAAATAGGTCCTCAAACTAAATGTGAGTATCAATAACACGTGAAGGGAGAAGGGCGCCGCTACAAGGTGCTCATAACAATGGCCAATTGGCTGGCTGATATCTTGCATGTGTTCCTTGGGAAGACAACAACACTTCTAAAACCTCATTTATACAGTATGTACGCAATGCAAGAACGCAAACGGCAATCCTGGGTACTTGCGTCAAGTTTGTAATTGAGGGGCTGCCCACATCTACAATGAATCACCATTTTGACCAGATATTAGTAGTTCTTGAGTTGCGTACTAGATAGGTTATAAATTACGCTTAAGAGAAGTCTGTAGTGGAACAGCACTCACCAAGATAAAGTCAGTCTGATAGGTAGACAGCATAAACACAGAAATGTTGTGGTCTGCCAGGGGGGCAATGACAGACTTGGCTATTTTGGTGACTCCGATTGGTTGAGAGTTGGTGGCGCTCCCGCCCCCCGACACCACGTTGAGAGCCAACCACGTGGCCTCGGCGACACTAAGGTGCTCCGACTCGGGCAGTTCTGAAAGGGAACAAGAAAATGACGCATTAGTGTGGCCCCAGAtggatgtgtctgtctgtcagcggTCCCCTTAGCGATAAATGAGACGCTAACGGCATCGCCGGACTCTCAATGTCTCTTATTTTACAGATGATTGTTTGACATTCTCCTCCGCTGATGAGCTGGATGAGGCATTGTCTCATTAATGGCATTGGGTGCCATTAATATGAAAGGGGTCTGACTTGGAAAAAGGTCTGACCACTGCTGAGAACAATGAAATATCACTAGACTGACCATGCTTATTTCAtcataaaaaattataataacttAGTTAAACAAGTCACCTTCAAGAGGGTCTTCATTGTGGTTAGTAAATTAGCTTATAAATCACTCAGGGTAAAACATTTACCACTGAGCATAGATTAATAGCGAAAGCTATGCCAACAATCTCAGACTTGTTTTAACAGTCTCAATATAGAGCTAAATGTGTGTGCGGCCATTTTCATGCACTGGCACGAAAACAAAACCAAACAACAAGTACTTGAAGCCTCAACGCAGCAAAGGAAAGTACATGCATACAACAGATGAGCACAATATAAACTTCCAGACAATCTACCTACAGTAGAATACCTGCACCTGTTTCACAACACAGAGCTTCTAGTATCCATAGTGACCAACGAGGGTCACTCTGGAAACCAGTCTATAATGACATGGATTAATCACTCAACCACAAAACCAAGCCAGTGACAGCTTGGCCTCTGTtaactggggcggcaggtagcctagtggttagagcgttgggccagtaaccgaaagaatgctagatcaaatccccgagctgagaaggtaaaaatctgtcgttctgcccttgaacactgttcccaggccgtcattgtatataagaatctattcttaactgacttgccaagttaaataaaggttcaattaagaATTTAAAAACCCATAATGGAACAGCGAGCAGAACTGATGTAGCAATATGTAGTCAAACATTGGCATCGAGTCAAGATATGAGGAATTAAAGAAAGCATAGGTCCTTACTGTCTGGGATCCCTGGGATGTTAAAATGTACAATGGGTAAcggttagggtagggatgtcccaaggattctGGATAGCACTGCCCGAAAAGCATAGGGCTACACATGTTTTCCTGATTTACCATCCTGGTAAAGATCCAGAGGTAGCGACCACAAAACCCACCTTTGAAGCCTTCCTCATCGACGATAATGGTATAATCCTCCGGAGTTTCCGTCAAACTGAAAAACTTGCATCTGGAAACGATAAAGGAGGTTTCACATTGAATAACATGGTTCATTATGCTACTTGTAAATAACCAGTTAGTTTCAACAGAAAATATTAATTCTCTCTGTTCAGTTAATTAAATGGAAAGGAGTTATTGAAAGCTGCTTGCAGGCAATAAGCAAAAAGGGGTCCCCTAAATACCCAGAAAGTACCTCATTGGACAACGCAAATGAGCAAAAGCATATCGTTAGCCTTAAGTATTGTGTGGTTTCATGAGTAACTTTTTTTATGTTACATAATATGCCTATGTGTATATGAACCATTCAGTCACAACTGAAAAAAAGGGAGGTTAACAATTAGAAACTAAACTTCAGGAAAGCCTCTGTCATCAGCCTCCAAAAATCTGTTTGACCCCACATGGCCCACGAAGTTCCTTTCGTGGAAAGCAAGCAACACATCCATACACTCATCGAGACAACATAGAAATACACCATGGTTTTGCTCAGACCGAAGTAAGCCCAGCTATCTCTTTCATTTCATCCATCAGTAATGGGTGATAGGAGCTCCATACAGTTGTGCAAACCTCGTTGCCACAGGAATTGCAAAACCAGagatgtttttgaatattttcgCTCCATGCATCCATCTAGCGGCAATTCCACGGTAACACAATTACGGTTCGACTCAGTTTGTTCTCTTTAAATGTATGCCAAataaaaaccattgatttcaaagttgatcaactctatgcacaaggactattTTTAACAAATTTccactgaaaaacacaaaaactaATTTAGTTGAataactgtgcagatgcaaactttGGTAATGGAATTatggtaaaatctccctcaggttTTTATGCGACCACATTTTCCCAAAACTTTTAAATATCTGCTCTGAATTAAGATTCAgtgatgtctgcagaaagaatggggtgtcagctatgacatgacaccttgagtttgaaaaaacATCTATTTTGGTTGTTAAACTACAGTAAGTggtggatttacacccggtaacagaattttatgcgctatgcattttgcatcacactgaagtgtaaggggctTTCAGTTTTTTGAGCTTATGGTTTCTTTGATATAAATTCCCCTATGCAAACATGGCCAAATAAAATACATGGATCTTGAGTTGAGACTGCCAGCACCTGCTGCAGACTATTATGCCGATCATAAAACCTGAACCAGCTCACGATTCTGGGAGAGAAGAGCAATGTTTGTCCGATCCACCCAAACCTCTCTTTCAATCAAGGGGTACCATGATACTTGTTGATTGTGGAAAGCAGCGAGTCTGATGCCATGAGTCATTTATTTGACGATGATGGCGTGCGTCATCTCCTAAATACTCGACTGGCCTACTTGTCCCACTCCCAAACCTCTCCTGTTGTTGTGTCATATCATCTCGAGTGTCCTTGGGTTGGCATGGTGGAGAGCATTACTAATACATATGCATTGAGAAAGGGTGCCTCACTGCCATTAAAGGAGACTTCAGATTAGATT includes these proteins:
- the castor2 gene encoding cytosolic arginine sensor for mTORC1 subunit 2 — its product is MMELHILEHSLKVASIAKEGIQICTHGLIKLAFLPSKTRCKFFSLTETPEDYTIIVDEEGFKELPESEHLSVAEATWLALNVVSGGGSATNSQPIGVTKIAKSVIAPLADHNISVFMLSTYQTDFILVRERDLPMVMHTLSSEFTLLRVINGETVAANSLGVTNGFVKPKLVPRPIIHPLSSPSNMFCVTSLDPDTLPSVATLLMDVMFYSGGMKEPGASSEDSGHIRFFSFSLIEGYISLVMDEQTTSRFPNNVLFTSASGELWKMVRIGGQPLGFDECGIVAQISEPLATADIPAYYISTFKFDHALVPEENIQSVIGALRTNESAGQ